A DNA window from Streptomyces parvus contains the following coding sequences:
- a CDS encoding endonuclease/exonuclease/phosphatase family protein, with product MTGTLAAESGAPADPDAYPPAGRGRTERRWPGRLLLAVAVLWAVFVAARALLSGRWWVWNGFGLAPPVLHLLFPLVLLIPAALIRYRRRAAVSAVLVSLLLGSWQTGLHPGALLRGQPAVPPNALKVVNWNTFFWDQDSDSDAFYAYLKSHSADVYLLQEYQNAQGDEPAPVDDLARLRREFPGFHIATEGEFLTLSRFPVTSMRALRPDGLAPPDTSWADYWNIRVLRTDIDVDGETLSLYNTHLPDLLNVDRNPLTAAYHRSVRQLADRRDRHFRALRDDLDANENPVVLAGDLNVLPGTGDLRWFDGLRDAADAGDSVYPATFPVRGPALWRLDWAFVSPRIDLHRQSVQDPPAALSTHRLIELDLSLPASGATAAPATEKDRS from the coding sequence GTGACGGGGACCCTGGCGGCGGAGAGCGGAGCCCCTGCGGACCCGGACGCGTATCCACCGGCCGGGCGGGGAAGGACGGAGCGCCGGTGGCCCGGTCGGCTGCTGCTCGCCGTCGCCGTCCTGTGGGCCGTGTTCGTCGCCGCCCGCGCGCTCCTCAGCGGCCGGTGGTGGGTGTGGAACGGGTTCGGTCTCGCCCCGCCCGTCCTCCATCTGCTCTTCCCGCTCGTCCTGCTGATCCCTGCCGCGCTGATCCGGTACCGGCGGCGGGCGGCCGTAAGCGCCGTCCTGGTCTCGCTGCTTCTGGGCTCCTGGCAGACCGGGCTGCACCCCGGGGCGCTGCTGCGCGGACAGCCCGCCGTGCCCCCGAACGCCCTGAAGGTGGTCAACTGGAACACCTTCTTCTGGGACCAGGACAGCGACAGCGACGCCTTCTACGCCTACCTGAAGTCCCACTCCGCCGACGTCTACCTCCTCCAGGAGTACCAGAACGCCCAGGGCGACGAACCGGCCCCGGTCGACGATCTGGCCCGGCTCCGCAGGGAGTTCCCCGGCTTCCACATCGCCACCGAGGGGGAGTTCCTCACCCTGTCCCGCTTCCCGGTCACCTCGATGCGGGCGCTGCGCCCCGACGGTCTCGCCCCGCCCGACACCTCCTGGGCCGACTACTGGAACATCCGCGTCCTGCGCACCGACATCGACGTGGACGGCGAGACCCTGTCCCTCTACAACACGCACCTGCCCGACCTGCTGAACGTCGACCGCAACCCCCTGACCGCCGCCTACCACCGCTCCGTACGGCAGCTCGCCGACCGCCGCGACCGCCACTTCCGGGCCCTGCGCGACGACCTCGACGCCAACGAGAACCCGGTGGTCCTCGCCGGGGACCTCAACGTGCTGCCGGGCACCGGGGATCTGCGCTGGTTCGACGGGCTGCGGGACGCCGCCGACGCCGGGGACTCGGTGTACCCGGCGACGTTCCCGGTGCGCGGCCCGGCCCTCTGGCGGCTCGACTGGGCGTTCGTCTCACCCCGCATCGACCTGCACCGGCAGTCCGTCCAGGACCCGCCCGCCGCGCTCTCCACCCACCGGCTAATCGAGCTGGACCTCTCCCTGCCCGCCTCCGGGGCCACCGCCGCCCCGGCCACCGAGAAGGACCGGTCATGA
- a CDS encoding glycosyltransferase family 4 protein, translated as MTRRSARSPRFDVTIVLTYYLPYTSGLTEVARTVAEGLAARGRRVAVVACRHEPGHPARETVNGVEVFRAPVVARLGRGVISPGFAPLAGRIARASRAVNLHLPMLEAGLVARLAGDTPVVATHHDDVWLAGGALAPLQVKVVDASVAGALRRSAVVVVNNVDHAEHSRHWPLMRERRLLAIAPPCREREPAPAAFRETTGPHIGFLGRIAPEKGLHHLVDAFRTLPDPDARLLIAGDYSKVAGGSVVGALRTRAGTDSRIRFTGFLRDDQVAGFYASLDAFALPSVAEESFGISQAEAMMLGVPSVASDAPGMRVPVTETGFGRLFPPGDAHALAAALREVAAYPSERRAEGGRDARARYGTDHCLDAYDALFRDAAALRGVQGAPA; from the coding sequence ATGACCCGGCGCTCCGCGCGCTCTCCCCGCTTCGACGTGACGATCGTGCTCACCTACTACCTCCCGTACACCAGCGGCCTCACCGAAGTGGCCCGCACGGTCGCCGAGGGGCTGGCTGCCCGGGGCCGCCGGGTCGCCGTCGTCGCCTGCCGCCACGAACCCGGACACCCCGCGCGGGAAACGGTGAACGGCGTCGAGGTCTTCCGCGCCCCGGTCGTCGCCCGGCTCGGGCGGGGCGTGATCAGCCCCGGGTTCGCCCCGCTCGCCGGACGGATCGCGCGCGCCTCCCGGGCCGTCAACCTCCATCTGCCGATGCTGGAGGCCGGGCTCGTCGCCCGGCTCGCCGGGGACACCCCGGTCGTCGCCACCCACCACGACGACGTCTGGCTGGCCGGCGGGGCGCTCGCCCCGCTCCAGGTGAAGGTGGTCGACGCATCGGTGGCCGGGGCGCTGCGCCGATCGGCCGTCGTCGTCGTCAACAACGTGGACCACGCGGAGCATTCGCGCCACTGGCCCCTGATGCGCGAGCGCCGGCTGCTGGCCATCGCCCCGCCCTGCCGGGAGCGTGAGCCCGCGCCGGCCGCCTTCCGCGAGACGACGGGCCCGCACATCGGCTTCCTCGGCCGGATCGCTCCGGAGAAGGGCCTGCACCACCTGGTCGACGCCTTCCGGACCCTCCCGGACCCCGACGCCCGGCTGCTGATCGCGGGCGACTACTCCAAGGTCGCCGGCGGCAGCGTCGTCGGGGCGCTGCGCACCCGCGCCGGAACCGACTCCCGCATCCGCTTCACCGGCTTTCTCCGCGACGACCAAGTGGCGGGCTTCTACGCCTCGTTGGACGCCTTCGCCCTGCCGTCCGTCGCGGAGGAGTCCTTCGGCATCTCCCAGGCCGAGGCGATGATGCTCGGCGTCCCCTCGGTCGCGAGCGACGCCCCGGGGATGCGCGTCCCGGTGACGGAGACGGGTTTCGGCCGACTCTTCCCGCCCGGCGACGCCCACGCCCTGGCCGCGGCCCTGCGCGAGGTGGCCGCGTACCCCTCGGAGCGCCGCGCCGAGGGCGGCCGCGACGCCCGCGCCCGGTACGGGACGGACCACTGCCTGGACGCCTACGACGCCCTGTTCCGGGATGCCGCGGCACTGCGGGGGGTCCAGGGAGCCCCCGCGTGA
- a CDS encoding endonuclease/exonuclease/phosphatase family protein has product MRTVAAGGALANAALGEAGRPLWAALTWAGFLAAHLALNGRWWFWLLPSLLPPPLFVAVPALLMALAGATGDLVAGAVAGAALLIGARQSGLVPGALVRGARRPPPDGAVRIVSWNTQHWCQSTDPEPFYAFLRGLDADVYLLQEYHHDRFNGTYRLIDDERRLRAAFPRHEAVIARGLITLTRLPVAATVETAARRTLRVDLEMPGDGRILATFNVHIPVQLRLISPLRADFYRAVRSRAADREQEFRGLLADVAGCPHPALIAGDFNTTAAIGDARRIARLGADAVALAGKLCPVSWQARPGLRWWRLDWVLSTPGARVHSYRFRDPRGLSDHCVQEVSVSLAEPGHRPPPGLHANHHDEGTHHALPLPRQDRPAGQ; this is encoded by the coding sequence GTGAGGACCGTCGCCGCCGGCGGGGCCCTGGCGAACGCGGCTTTGGGGGAGGCGGGCCGGCCGCTCTGGGCGGCGCTGACCTGGGCCGGGTTTCTCGCCGCCCACCTCGCCCTCAACGGCCGCTGGTGGTTCTGGCTGCTGCCCTCGTTGCTGCCCCCGCCCCTGTTCGTCGCGGTGCCCGCCCTGCTCATGGCGCTCGCCGGGGCGACGGGGGACCTCGTGGCCGGGGCGGTGGCGGGCGCGGCCCTGCTGATCGGGGCCCGGCAGTCCGGTCTGGTGCCCGGCGCGCTGGTACGGGGAGCGCGCCGCCCACCGCCGGACGGGGCGGTGCGGATCGTCTCCTGGAACACCCAGCACTGGTGCCAGAGCACCGACCCCGAGCCGTTCTACGCCTTTCTGCGCGGACTCGACGCCGACGTCTACCTCCTCCAGGAGTACCACCACGACCGGTTCAACGGCACCTACCGGCTGATCGACGACGAGCGGCGGCTGCGCGCGGCCTTCCCCCGCCACGAGGCCGTCATCGCCCGGGGGCTGATCACCCTGACCCGGCTGCCGGTCGCCGCGACCGTCGAGACGGCCGCCCGCCGGACCCTGCGGGTGGATCTGGAGATGCCCGGCGACGGTCGGATTCTCGCCACGTTCAATGTCCACATCCCGGTACAGCTGCGGCTGATCAGCCCGTTGCGCGCAGACTTCTACCGCGCGGTCCGCTCCCGGGCCGCCGACCGGGAGCAGGAGTTCCGGGGACTCCTCGCGGACGTCGCCGGCTGCCCCCATCCGGCTCTGATCGCCGGGGACTTCAACACCACCGCCGCGATCGGGGACGCCCGCCGCATCGCCCGCCTGGGCGCCGATGCCGTCGCCCTGGCCGGAAAGCTGTGCCCCGTCTCCTGGCAGGCTCGCCCGGGCCTGCGCTGGTGGCGGCTGGACTGGGTGCTCAGTACACCGGGTGCGCGCGTCCACAGCTACCGCTTCCGCGATCCGCGCGGACTGTCCGACCACTGCGTCCAGGAGGTGTCCGTGTCGCTTGCCGAACCGGGCCACCGGCCACCGCCCGGCCTCCATGCCAACCACCACGACGAAGGAACCCACCATGCGTTACCGCTACCTCGGCAAGACCGGCCTGCGGGTCAGTGA
- a CDS encoding aldo/keto reductase: MRYRYLGKTGLRVSELCLGAMTFGREADETTSHALLDRFTEAGGTFVDTADIYSAGASEEILGRWLKRQRRDDVVIATKVRYGTGEGPNDRGLGRNHLIAGVESSLRRLGTDHIDLYQVHAWDPGTPLEETLATLDTLVTSGKVRYIGASNFSGWQLQKAVDLSREHGWEPFTALQPLYNLLDRSAEWELLEVSRNEGLGVIPWSPLRGGWLSGAIRRGTERPPTGTRVETAERLGWGESWSAYEGDERTWRVLDALHEVADRTCLAVPVVALAWLLGRPGVTAPIVGARTLEQLETNLGAADLDLDPADAALLTAASDQVLPYPYSVIETDPELR; the protein is encoded by the coding sequence ATGCGTTACCGCTACCTCGGCAAGACCGGCCTGCGGGTCAGTGAACTCTGCCTGGGCGCCATGACGTTCGGCCGGGAGGCCGACGAGACCACCAGCCATGCCCTGCTGGACCGCTTCACCGAGGCGGGCGGCACCTTCGTGGACACCGCCGACATCTACTCCGCCGGTGCCTCCGAGGAGATCCTCGGCCGCTGGCTGAAGAGACAGCGCCGCGACGACGTGGTGATCGCCACCAAGGTGCGGTACGGCACGGGGGAGGGCCCCAACGACCGCGGCCTGGGCCGCAACCACCTGATCGCCGGGGTCGAGTCGAGCCTGCGCCGGCTGGGCACCGACCACATCGACCTCTACCAGGTGCACGCCTGGGACCCCGGCACCCCGCTGGAGGAGACCCTCGCAACCCTGGACACCCTCGTCACCTCGGGCAAGGTGCGCTACATCGGGGCCAGCAACTTCTCCGGCTGGCAGCTCCAGAAGGCCGTCGACCTCAGCCGGGAACACGGCTGGGAGCCTTTCACCGCCCTTCAGCCGCTCTACAACCTGCTGGACCGCTCCGCCGAGTGGGAGCTGCTGGAGGTCAGCCGCAACGAGGGCCTCGGTGTCATCCCGTGGAGCCCGCTGCGCGGCGGTTGGCTGAGCGGCGCGATCCGGCGCGGCACGGAACGGCCTCCCACGGGCACCCGGGTGGAGACGGCCGAGCGGCTCGGCTGGGGCGAGTCCTGGAGCGCGTACGAGGGCGACGAGCGCACCTGGCGGGTGCTGGACGCCCTGCACGAGGTCGCCGACCGCACGTGCCTCGCGGTGCCGGTGGTGGCCCTCGCCTGGCTGCTCGGCCGCCCCGGGGTCACCGCCCCCATCGTGGGCGCGCGCACCCTGGAGCAGCTGGAGACCAACCTGGGCGCCGCCGACCTGGACCTCGACCCGGCCGACGCGGCCCTGCTGACCGCGGCGAGCGACCAGGTGCTCCCGTACCCGTACAGCGTGATCGAGACGGACCCCGAGCTGCGCTGA
- a CDS encoding GntR family transcriptional regulator: MSADGGSTGSETGTGTRTARVPKYYRLKRHLLDMTDTLPPGTPVPPERTLAAEFDTSRTTVRQALQELVVEGRLERIQGKGTFVAKPKVSQALQLTSYTEDMRAQGLEPTSQLLDIGYVTADDTLAGLLDISTGGRVLRIERLRLASGEPMAIETTHLSAKRFPALRRSLVKYTSLYTALAEVYDVRLAEAEETIETSLATPREAGLLGTDVGLPMLMLSRHSVDGQGEPVEWVRSVYRGDRYKFVARLKRPTD, encoded by the coding sequence ATGAGTGCCGACGGGGGCAGTACGGGGAGCGAGACCGGTACCGGTACGCGCACGGCGCGCGTACCGAAGTACTACCGGCTCAAGCGGCATCTCCTCGACATGACGGACACCCTGCCGCCGGGCACCCCGGTGCCGCCCGAACGCACCCTGGCCGCCGAGTTCGACACCTCGCGCACCACCGTGCGCCAGGCGCTCCAGGAACTGGTCGTCGAGGGACGGCTGGAGCGCATCCAGGGCAAGGGCACCTTCGTCGCCAAGCCGAAGGTCTCCCAGGCCCTCCAGCTCACCTCGTACACCGAGGACATGCGTGCCCAGGGACTGGAGCCGACGTCCCAACTGCTGGATATCGGCTATGTCACGGCGGACGACACGCTCGCCGGTCTGCTGGACATCTCGACGGGCGGCCGGGTGCTGCGCATCGAGCGGCTGCGGCTCGCCAGCGGCGAGCCGATGGCGATCGAGACCACGCATCTTTCGGCCAAACGCTTCCCGGCGCTGCGCCGTTCGCTGGTGAAGTACACCTCGCTCTACACCGCGCTCGCCGAGGTGTACGACGTCCGCCTCGCCGAGGCGGAGGAGACCATCGAGACCTCGCTCGCCACGCCCCGGGAAGCGGGTCTGCTGGGCACCGACGTGGGTCTTCCGATGCTGATGCTGTCCCGCCACTCCGTGGACGGCCAGGGCGAACCGGTGGAGTGGGTGCGCTCGGTGTACCGGGGCGACCGCTACAAGTTCGTGGCGCGCCTCAAGCGTCCGACGGACTGA
- a CDS encoding sugar ABC transporter substrate-binding protein — MKRKLIAAIGVAGMLVSVAACGSDDKNSSADPKDRKETLTVWLMGEAQSTWPELVKDVNAEFNKKYPGVTVKVQYQQWADKVKKLDTSLGGDKFPDVVELGNTETMQYILNGALGEIDPKKYENSDTWIKGLKDTCSFEGKTYCVPYYASARLAVYNKDMLKAGTGSDVLPQTEDEFLAAMDKVGAELGKKDKRASSLYFPGRYWYAAMSYVAAYGGQIATYDEGSKEWKAALSTPEAQKGLQHFVDLVKKYNKADVTKDEQDHANVMANEKAAVIYGQAWEAGSVTTGENGNPKLEGKIATAGMPGPEGKALPSFIGGSDLATISKSKVQDLGEEWISLFTNAKSMEVLASKNILPNNEKQLEPLKQKPETAAIANAVPDAWFTPIAPGWASVEKEEILQNMLLEIVKGASVADASKKADEKINALINKES; from the coding sequence GTGAAGCGCAAGCTCATCGCGGCGATCGGTGTCGCGGGCATGTTGGTTTCGGTCGCGGCGTGTGGTTCGGATGACAAGAATTCGTCCGCCGACCCCAAGGACCGCAAGGAAACCCTGACCGTCTGGCTCATGGGCGAGGCCCAGTCCACCTGGCCGGAGCTGGTCAAGGACGTCAACGCCGAGTTCAACAAGAAGTACCCGGGCGTCACGGTCAAGGTTCAGTACCAGCAGTGGGCCGACAAGGTCAAGAAGCTGGACACCTCCCTCGGTGGCGACAAATTCCCGGACGTTGTCGAACTCGGCAACACCGAGACCATGCAGTACATCCTCAATGGTGCGCTCGGAGAAATCGACCCCAAGAAGTACGAGAACTCGGACACCTGGATCAAGGGTCTGAAGGACACGTGTTCCTTCGAGGGCAAGACCTACTGCGTTCCTTACTACGCGAGCGCCCGTCTCGCCGTGTACAACAAGGACATGCTGAAGGCGGGCACCGGCAGCGACGTCCTCCCGCAGACCGAGGACGAGTTCCTCGCCGCGATGGACAAGGTCGGCGCCGAGCTGGGCAAGAAGGACAAGCGCGCCTCCTCCCTCTACTTCCCGGGCCGTTACTGGTACGCCGCGATGTCGTACGTCGCCGCCTACGGTGGCCAGATAGCCACCTACGACGAGGGCAGCAAGGAGTGGAAGGCCGCGCTCTCCACCCCCGAGGCGCAGAAGGGCCTGCAGCACTTCGTCGACCTGGTCAAGAAGTACAACAAGGCCGACGTGACGAAGGACGAGCAGGACCACGCCAACGTCATGGCCAACGAGAAGGCCGCCGTGATCTACGGCCAGGCCTGGGAGGCCGGCAGCGTCACCACGGGCGAGAACGGCAACCCGAAGCTCGAGGGCAAGATCGCCACGGCCGGTATGCCCGGCCCCGAGGGCAAGGCCCTCCCGTCCTTCATCGGCGGCTCGGACCTCGCGACCATCTCCAAGTCCAAGGTCCAAGACCTCGGCGAGGAGTGGATCTCCCTCTTCACCAACGCGAAGTCCATGGAGGTCCTCGCGTCGAAGAACATCCTTCCCAACAACGAGAAGCAGCTCGAACCGCTGAAGCAGAAGCCGGAGACCGCCGCCATCGCCAACGCGGTGCCGGACGCCTGGTTCACGCCGATCGCGCCGGGCTGGGCCTCCGTCGAGAAGGAGGAGATCCTCCAGAACATGCTCCTGGAGATCGTCAAGGGTGCCTCCGTCGCCGACGCCAGCAAGAAGGCCGACGAGAAGATCAACGCGCTGATCAACAAGGAATCCTGA
- a CDS encoding carbohydrate ABC transporter permease, whose amino-acid sequence MSAADTKAAGPPVPVPPDPQAIRKSSPDDDAPRVQKRKRKKGELLPYFLILPAIVAIAAVYLYPLGKTVIMSFQDMGRRELWTGDPAPWVGFEQFTNILGDSEFWWVTFRTVVFMAICVTLTMGIGLLVALLMRKLSTWVRLVLTACLIAAWSMPLMVAASIFRFMADSDYGLINTLIAKVVGEDWLGHNWYLNPVQGFGIITLLVVWGAIPFVVVTLYAALTQVPQELEEAAALDGASAYGIYKFVTWPVIKPVFTMVATLSVIWDFNVFGQIWLLRGNKPEPEYETLGLYSYSKAFESTSFSQGTAIALITVLLLSGVAVYYLRQLMKTGEVE is encoded by the coding sequence GTGTCTGCCGCTGATACCAAGGCCGCCGGGCCGCCGGTCCCCGTACCACCCGACCCGCAGGCGATCCGCAAGTCGTCCCCCGACGACGATGCGCCCCGGGTGCAGAAGAGGAAGCGGAAGAAGGGTGAACTCCTCCCCTACTTCCTGATCCTCCCGGCGATCGTGGCGATCGCCGCCGTCTACCTCTACCCCCTCGGCAAGACGGTCATCATGTCCTTCCAGGACATGGGCCGCCGCGAGCTGTGGACCGGCGACCCCGCCCCCTGGGTCGGCTTCGAGCAGTTCACCAACATCCTGGGTGACTCCGAGTTCTGGTGGGTCACCTTCCGCACGGTCGTCTTCATGGCCATCTGCGTGACCCTGACCATGGGCATCGGCCTGCTGGTCGCCCTGCTCATGCGCAAGCTCTCCACCTGGGTCCGGCTGGTGCTCACCGCCTGCCTCATCGCCGCCTGGTCGATGCCGCTGATGGTCGCCGCCTCGATCTTCCGCTTCATGGCCGACTCCGACTACGGCCTGATCAACACCCTGATCGCCAAGGTCGTCGGCGAGGACTGGCTCGGACACAACTGGTACCTCAACCCCGTCCAGGGCTTCGGCATCATCACGCTGCTGGTCGTCTGGGGCGCCATCCCGTTCGTCGTCGTCACCCTGTACGCCGCCCTCACCCAGGTCCCCCAGGAACTGGAGGAGGCCGCCGCGCTCGACGGCGCCAGCGCCTACGGCATCTACAAGTTCGTCACCTGGCCGGTCATCAAGCCGGTCTTCACCATGGTCGCCACCCTCTCGGTGATCTGGGACTTCAACGTCTTCGGCCAGATCTGGCTGCTGCGCGGCAACAAGCCCGAGCCGGAGTACGAGACCCTCGGCCTCTACTCCTACTCCAAGGCGTTCGAGTCCACTTCCTTCAGCCAGGGCACCGCCATCGCTCTGATCACGGTGCTGCTGCTGTCCGGCGTGGCCGTGTACTACCTGCGCCAGCTCATGAAGACGGGAGAGGTCGAATGA
- a CDS encoding carbohydrate ABC transporter permease: MSSSTQTTQALRPDRKKSRLHFDLLGLGIALVMVFPVYWLVISALRPNREIRSYDQTLWPTSITFDNFVRATEQPNFATAIQSSLIVAVTAVVGGMIIATLAALAIGRFRFFGRKALVLIMILVQMLPPTAMLIPIYAQLNAMGGIDEYWGLIVVYLVSTLPFATIMIRGFVVNIPVELEESAMVDGCTRFQAFRRVIFPLLAPGLAAASIFALVNAWNEYLFAYILINDNSKYTLNVWLMTFTTERGTDYGALMAASTMIALPVVVFFMIIQKKMAAGLTSGAVKG; encoded by the coding sequence ATGAGCAGCTCGACCCAGACGACACAGGCGCTGCGGCCCGACCGCAAGAAGAGCCGGCTCCACTTCGACCTGCTCGGCCTCGGCATCGCCCTGGTCATGGTCTTCCCGGTCTACTGGCTGGTCATCAGCGCCCTGCGGCCCAACCGGGAGATCCGCAGCTACGACCAGACGCTCTGGCCCACGTCGATCACCTTCGACAACTTCGTCCGGGCCACCGAGCAGCCGAACTTCGCCACCGCCATCCAGTCCAGCCTGATCGTCGCGGTCACCGCGGTGGTCGGCGGCATGATCATCGCGACGCTGGCGGCCCTGGCGATCGGCCGGTTCCGGTTCTTCGGCCGCAAGGCCCTGGTCCTGATCATGATCCTGGTCCAGATGCTGCCGCCGACGGCGATGCTCATCCCCATCTACGCCCAGCTCAACGCGATGGGCGGGATCGACGAGTACTGGGGCCTGATCGTCGTCTACCTCGTCTCCACGCTGCCCTTCGCCACCATCATGATCCGCGGCTTCGTCGTGAACATCCCGGTGGAGCTGGAGGAGTCCGCGATGGTGGACGGCTGCACCCGGTTCCAGGCCTTCCGCCGGGTGATCTTCCCGCTGCTCGCCCCCGGGCTCGCCGCCGCGTCGATCTTCGCCCTGGTGAACGCGTGGAACGAGTACCTCTTCGCGTACATCCTGATCAACGACAACTCCAAGTACACGCTGAACGTCTGGCTGATGACGTTCACGACCGAGCGCGGAACGGACTACGGCGCCCTCATGGCCGCATCGACCATGATCGCCCTCCCCGTCGTCGTGTTCTTCATGATCATCCAGAAGAAGATGGCCGCAGGCCTCACTTCCGGCGCCGTGAAGGGATAG
- a CDS encoding glycoside hydrolase family 3 protein, which produces MTTLVSTTDTVTRDALAVLQPGFTGTTAPDWLLRRVGEGLASVGLFGRNITSPDQLTALTARLRAERDDVLVAIDEEGGDVTRLEVTHGSSFPGNFALGSVDDVHLTRAVAQELGRRLAECGVNLNWAPSADVNSNPGNPVIGVRSFGADTRLAARHTAAYIEGLQAAGVAACTKHFPGHGDTAVDSHLAMPRIDVDLDTLHARELVPFRAAIAAGSKSVMSAHILLPALDPDRPATLSPQILTGLLRQELGYDGLIVTDAVEMDAIAGAYGIERGSVLALAAGADAICVGGGLADEETVLRLRDALVAAVRSGELTEERLADAAARVRALASWTQRVRGDIRESGAAVQEGTAPGTGVSSDIGLIAARRAVRVTGSGDRLTEAAYVASFGAEANIAVGDETPWGIAAELERILPGTGTDTYTAGTTAVADAVLAAAGERRIVAVVRDEHRHAWMGAALDALLAARPDTIVVEMGLPQSDPRGALHIATHGAARVCGTAAAEALTGTES; this is translated from the coding sequence ATGACCACCCTCGTCTCCACCACGGACACGGTGACGCGCGACGCGCTCGCCGTGCTCCAGCCCGGGTTCACCGGAACCACCGCACCGGACTGGCTGCTGCGCCGCGTCGGTGAGGGCCTCGCCTCCGTGGGCCTGTTCGGCCGCAACATCACCTCGCCCGATCAGCTCACCGCGCTCACCGCGCGGCTGCGCGCCGAGCGGGACGACGTCCTCGTCGCCATCGACGAGGAGGGCGGGGACGTGACCCGCCTGGAGGTCACGCACGGCTCCTCGTTCCCCGGCAACTTCGCGCTCGGCTCGGTGGACGACGTCCACCTGACCCGGGCCGTCGCCCAGGAGCTCGGCCGCCGGCTCGCCGAGTGCGGCGTCAACCTCAACTGGGCGCCGTCCGCCGACGTCAACTCCAACCCGGGCAACCCGGTCATCGGCGTACGCTCCTTCGGCGCCGACACCCGGCTGGCCGCCCGGCACACCGCCGCGTACATCGAGGGGCTCCAGGCCGCCGGCGTCGCCGCCTGCACCAAGCACTTCCCCGGACACGGCGACACCGCGGTCGACTCGCACCTCGCGATGCCCCGCATCGATGTGGACCTCGACACCTTGCACGCCCGTGAGCTGGTCCCCTTCCGGGCGGCCATCGCCGCGGGTTCCAAATCGGTGATGAGCGCGCATATCCTGCTTCCCGCACTCGATCCGGACCGCCCGGCGACCCTGAGCCCGCAGATCCTCACCGGTCTGCTGCGCCAGGAGCTGGGTTACGACGGCCTGATCGTCACGGACGCCGTGGAGATGGACGCCATCGCCGGTGCGTACGGAATCGAGCGCGGGTCCGTCCTCGCCCTCGCGGCGGGTGCCGACGCCATCTGTGTGGGCGGCGGCCTGGCCGACGAGGAGACGGTGCTGCGGCTGCGCGACGCCCTCGTCGCGGCCGTGCGCAGCGGGGAACTGACCGAGGAGCGGCTCGCCGACGCGGCCGCCCGTGTACGAGCCCTGGCGTCCTGGACGCAGAGGGTTCGGGGGGACATCCGGGAGTCGGGCGCGGCAGTGCAGGAGGGGACCGCGCCCGGCACCGGAGTCAGCTCCGACATCGGTCTGATCGCCGCCCGCCGCGCGGTCCGGGTGACCGGCTCCGGCGACCGGCTGACCGAGGCGGCGTACGTGGCCTCGTTCGGCGCGGAGGCGAACATCGCGGTCGGCGACGAGACCCCGTGGGGCATCGCGGCCGAACTGGAGCGGATCCTGCCCGGCACCGGCACGGACACCTACACCGCCGGGACCACCGCCGTGGCGGACGCGGTCCTGGCAGCGGCGGGGGAGCGGCGCATCGTCGCCGTGGTCCGCGACGAGCACCGCCACGCCTGGATGGGCGCGGCGCTCGACGCCCTGCTGGCCGCCCGCCCCGACACGATCGTGGTCGAGATGGGCCTGCCCCAGTCGGACCCCCGGGGCGCCCTGCACATAGCGACCCACGGCGCGGCAAGGGTCTGCGGAACAGCAGCGGCGGAAGCGCTGACCGGCACGGAGTCCTGA